The DNA window CCGGGATCGTAATATTCGGCTGGCCCGGATTTTGCGGGCCGATCGGAGTGAAATCGGGCGTGATCACCGATCCCAGGAAATTGGCGTAGGAGCCTTGCGTAAACGCGGAAACCCTCGGCAACCGCCCGGCTTGCGCCACGCGCACATCATAAGCAGCGGCCTTGCGCCGTTCATGGGCGGCAATCAGATCCGGATTGGAATCGAGCGCAATTTCTACGGCGGCGCTGGCCGTTTCCGGCAGGTTCGGCAGCGGCGGCGGCGGCTCCAAAGCATCGGGCGCCTCGCCCACCAGCTGGACGTAATTTTCCTTGGACTGGATCAGGTTCGACCGCGCGGTCTCCAGATCGCTCGTCGCGATGGCAAGACGCGCTTCGGCCTGCGCCACGTCGGTTCGGGTGAGATCGCCGATCTGGAACCGATCGCCTGTCGCCTCCCGGTTCACCGTCAGCACGCCGACATTGGCGCGGTTGAGCCGCACGATCGCCTCGTCGCGAATCACGTTCATATAGGCCGCGACGGTCTGGCTGAAGATGCTGCTCTCGGTCCCGCGCAGTGTGGCGCGTCCCGCCTCCACGCGCTTGTCCGCAGCCTTCACGCCATATTTCACCGCGCCGCCGGAATAGACCGGTACGCTCAGATCGATCGCCGCCACCGCCTGTCGGTTGGAGAACGGGTTCGAATTGTCGACGCTCTCCTGATAGGTGCCCTGCCCGCCGAGCTGCGGGCGGCCATCCGCCTTCGTGATCGGCACGGTCTCGTCGGTCGCGCGCAGCTGGGCGCGCTGCCCGGTGATCGTCGGATTGTTCAGATAGGCCTGGGCCAGCGCCTCGCGCAGCGTGTCGGCCGCTGCAGGCGCAGCAAGCAGCGTCGCGGCGGAAGCGGCGAGGAGCAGTCGGCTGCGCTTGCGCATGATTAGAACCGGAACGCTTTCGCGCGCTCGAAACCGGGCAGCACCGGCACTTCGCTATCCTCGAACGGCACCGGACTTACCACGCCGCCACGCTTGCGCGCGATGGCGAGGCGCGTCAGGCCCTTGTCGGCGATGCCGCAGACCAGCCGCCCGCCTTCGGCCAGCTGATCGGCAATCGCATCGGGCACGGTCTCGACCGCGCCGTCTATGAGGATGAGATCATAAGGTGCGCCGTCAGGATGTCCCTCAGTCAGGTCGCCCTCGACCAGCTGGATCAGGCTCGCATCATCGAAATTTCCGCCCTCCAGGCGTGGGCGCGCAATAGCGGCCAGCTCTGCGTCCGATTCCAGCGCGGTAACGGGGCCCGCCAGCCGCGCCAGAACCGCGGCGGAATAGCCCGTGCCCGCCCCTACGATCAGTGCGATGTCGCTACGCTGCGGTTCGGCGACCACCAGCATGCGGCCAAGCGCGACGGGCGGTGCCAGATAACGATCATTGCCCAGCGGCACGGAGCGATCCGCATAAGCCACCGAGGCCCGCACCTCCGGAACGAACTCCTCGCGCGGCACGCTGGCCATCGCACGGATCACATCGCGGTCGTTGACACCTGAGGGGCGCAGCTGGCTATCCACCATCGCGTCGCGCATCGCCTGAAAACTCTTATCGTTGGTCATGATCCGAAGCCCTACAACAGCTGTGTTAGTATTGCAATACAGCTAATCCCTGTTTTGTCATAACGAGGGGTCCGGGCAGCGCCAAGCCGCTTTTGGACGAACGTACGCCGCGCGGGGGCAAACGCCGCGGAAGCCATCGCGTGCCGCAGCAGCGCTTGACAAGCATGCGCCATTTCCACAATGGCGGGCGCTCGCAAGCTCCGGGGCCCGATGGCGGAGTGGTTACGCAGAGGACTGCAAATCCTTGCACGCCGGTTCGATTCCGGCTCGGGCCTCCACTTTCCGGCGCTGCGCCGACTTCCCAGACATTCCGAATAGACCGGCTGCTTCGAAGAGGCGGCTGAAACGCATGTGCGTCCGCGCGCTGCGCGAATCTCGCTGCGGACGCGGACCTGTTGATTTATTGGAGAATTATGGTGCCCGGGGGCGGGATCGAACCACCGACACTACGATTTTCAGTCGTATGCTCTACCAACTGAGCTACCCGGGCATATCCGTTCGAACTCGGCGGGCGCGGGGCCGGCCGGCGAGCGGGAGATGGGCCTATAGGCGTGGGTACCGGGGCTTGTCCAGCCCCGATTAAACCTCTTCTTCTCCTGCGCGCAGGCTTTCCGGCGGAACGGCGGGGCCCGGGATGCGATAGCCGTCGCCAAGCCAGTTCAGAAGATCGCGATCCTTACAGCCGCGCCCGCAGAAAGGCGCGTGATCCGGGTCAACCGGCTTGCCGCAATTGGGACATTTGGGTTCGCTCATGTTTCCACCTCGTTCACCGCCTCGCCTTGCCACAGTCCGCGGGCGGGATCGCTTTCCATCACCACCGGACGGCCGATGCGCTGAGCCAGTTCCTCCACCAGATGGAAACGACGCTCGAGCCGATCAATGACCGCGGGAGCGGCCGACAACATCAATTGCCCGCGTCCACCGGATCGCTCACCGATGCGCAGCAGCGCCAGCGCTGCGGAAGCGACGTCATTGCCCTGAAGCTCCTCGACC is part of the Novosphingopyxis iocasae genome and encodes:
- a CDS encoding TolC family outer membrane protein; the protein is MRKRSRLLLAASAATLLAAPAAADTLREALAQAYLNNPTITGQRAQLRATDETVPITKADGRPQLGGQGTYQESVDNSNPFSNRQAVAAIDLSVPVYSGGAVKYGVKAADKRVEAGRATLRGTESSIFSQTVAAYMNVIRDEAIVRLNRANVGVLTVNREATGDRFQIGDLTRTDVAQAEARLAIATSDLETARSNLIQSKENYVQLVGEAPDALEPPPPLPNLPETASAAVEIALDSNPDLIAAHERRKAAAYDVRVAQAGRLPRVSAFTQGSYANFLGSVITPDFTPIGPQNPGQPNITIPAIPNSQQNLAVGVRANLPLYQGGRVPAQVRRAQALLGQAEEQEIEVERSVIAQVRASYASWRASQEVIQASQIAVESNQLALEGVRAENSVGNRTILDILNAEQELLNAQVQLVAARRNAYVAGFSLLAAMGRAEAADLGLDGGIFYDPLDYYEDVRGRRSDWTSRPDPVPSATRTVDTEPQAAPIEPLPETIGPEAAARNLYGPRQPID
- a CDS encoding protein-L-isoaspartate O-methyltransferase family protein, which codes for MTNDKSFQAMRDAMVDSQLRPSGVNDRDVIRAMASVPREEFVPEVRASVAYADRSVPLGNDRYLAPPVALGRMLVVAEPQRSDIALIVGAGTGYSAAVLARLAGPVTALESDAELAAIARPRLEGGNFDDASLIQLVEGDLTEGHPDGAPYDLILIDGAVETVPDAIADQLAEGGRLVCGIADKGLTRLAIARKRGGVVSPVPFEDSEVPVLPGFERAKAFRF
- a CDS encoding DNA gyrase inhibitor YacG, whose amino-acid sequence is MSEPKCPNCGKPVDPDHAPFCGRGCKDRDLLNWLGDGYRIPGPAVPPESLRAGEEEV